A genome region from Bacteroides stercoris ATCC 43183 includes the following:
- a CDS encoding DUF4134 domain-containing protein produces MTPLNNSVLSLFIFAVEFKFMSYPNDSTMKRRILFSVMCAAIAAGAFAQGQGQGLAGINEATSLMTSYFDPATKLCYAIGAVLGLVGGIKTYGKFSSGDPDTSKTAASWFFACIFLIVAATILRSFFL; encoded by the coding sequence ATGACACCTCTGAATAACAGCGTATTATCCCTTTTTATCTTCGCCGTCGAATTCAAATTTATGTCTTACCCAAACGATTCGACAATGAAGAGAAGAATCCTTTTTTCAGTGATGTGCGCGGCGATTGCCGCCGGTGCTTTCGCGCAGGGCCAAGGCCAGGGCCTTGCCGGTATCAACGAGGCGACCAGCCTCATGACCTCGTATTTCGATCCCGCCACCAAACTGTGCTATGCCATCGGTGCGGTGCTCGGCCTGGTGGGCGGCATCAAGACCTACGGCAAGTTCTCCAGCGGTGATCCCGACACCTCGAAAACCGCCGCCAGCTGGTTCTTTGCCTGCATCTTTCTGATTGTAGCCGCCACCATCCTGCGTTCCTTCTTCCTCTAA
- a CDS encoding DUF4133 domain-containing protein — MEYSVNKGAGNPVEFKGLKSQYLFVFAGGLVTVLLAVVILYLAGVDQWICIPFGTVSGGLLAWAVFRLNARYGEHGLMKLLAEKRHPRYLIHRKRVFRLFAKRKKRQS, encoded by the coding sequence ATGGAGTATTCTGTAAACAAGGGGGCGGGCAATCCCGTCGAGTTCAAGGGGCTCAAGTCACAATACCTGTTCGTCTTCGCGGGCGGTCTGGTGACGGTGCTCCTGGCGGTAGTCATCCTTTACCTGGCAGGCGTGGACCAATGGATATGCATCCCTTTCGGGACCGTATCCGGCGGTCTGCTGGCATGGGCGGTGTTCCGGCTGAACGCCCGCTACGGCGAACACGGTCTTATGAAGCTGCTGGCGGAGAAACGCCATCCGCGCTACCTGATCCACCGCAAGAGAGTTTTCAGATTATTTGCAAAAAGAAAAAAACGACAATCATGA
- a CDS encoding TraG family conjugative transposon ATPase: MRNVLKAETLERKFPLLSVENGCIVSKDADLTVAFEVELPELYTVTAEEYEAMHSTWIKAARVLPEHSIVCKQDWFTKESYRPQNGGEEQSFLSRSYERHFNERPYLNHRCYLYLTKTTRERNRRQSDFSTLCRGFLLPREITDKDMAARFLEAVEQFEHIVNDSAHIRLRRLETEEITGTKEHPGLVEKYLSLSMEDGTAVLQDICLKPGRMRIGDKRLCLHTLSDTEDLPGKLSTDMRYERMSTDRSDCRLSFAAPVGLLLSCNHIYSQYVFIDNAQEILQMMEKNSRNMLSLSRYSRSNAVNQEWTEMYLDEAHTKGVLPVRCHCNVIAWAEDAEEFRRIRNDTGSQLAMMECTPRYNTVDTPVLYWAGIPGNAGDFPAEESFYTFLEQAVCLFAGETNYRSSPSPFGIRMADRQNGIPVHVDISDLPMKRGIITNRNKFILGPSGSGKSFFTNHLVRNYYEQGAHILLVDTGNSYQGLCRMIHDRTRGGDGIYITYEEDNPISFNPFYTDSGQFDVEKRESIKTLILTLWKREDEAPKRSEEVALSGAVNAYIRKITGNREARPDFNGFYEFVDGDYRRMIAEKKVREKDFDIDGFLNVLEPFYKGGDYDFLLNSDRELDLTNRRFIVFELDNISGNKVLLPVVTLIIMETFIAKMRRLKGIRKVILIEECWKALMSANMSGYIQYLFKTVRKYFGEAVVVTQEVDDIISSPIVKEAIINNSDCKILLDQRKYMNKFEHIQRLLGLTEKEKSQILSINQANHPGRFYREVWIGLGGTRSTVYATEVSAEEYFTFTTEESEKLEVQRLAEELDGNLELAIRRMAERKREEQRQVSTPKREQ, translated from the coding sequence ATGAGAAATGTATTGAAAGCGGAAACGCTGGAACGCAAGTTCCCCCTGCTCTCGGTGGAGAACGGCTGCATCGTGAGCAAGGACGCCGACCTGACCGTGGCCTTCGAGGTGGAGCTTCCCGAGCTGTACACGGTGACGGCGGAAGAGTATGAGGCCATGCACTCCACCTGGATAAAGGCCGCCAGGGTACTGCCCGAGCACAGCATCGTCTGCAAGCAGGACTGGTTCACGAAGGAGAGCTACCGTCCCCAAAACGGCGGGGAGGAACAGAGCTTCCTCTCGCGCAGCTATGAGCGGCACTTCAACGAGAGGCCGTACCTGAACCACCGCTGTTACCTGTATCTGACAAAGACCACCCGTGAGCGCAACCGCCGGCAAAGTGACTTCAGCACCCTCTGCCGGGGATTCCTGCTGCCCAGGGAGATTACCGACAAGGACATGGCGGCCCGCTTTCTGGAAGCGGTGGAGCAGTTCGAGCATATCGTGAACGACTCCGCCCATATCCGGCTGCGCCGCCTGGAAACGGAGGAGATTACCGGCACGAAGGAACATCCCGGGCTGGTGGAGAAATACCTCTCCCTCTCGATGGAGGACGGGACCGCCGTGCTGCAGGACATCTGCCTCAAGCCCGGACGGATGCGTATCGGGGACAAGCGGCTCTGCCTGCACACACTTTCGGATACGGAAGACCTGCCGGGCAAGCTCTCCACCGACATGCGCTACGAGCGTATGTCCACCGACAGGAGCGACTGCCGCCTTTCCTTCGCCGCACCCGTGGGGCTGCTGCTCTCCTGCAACCACATCTACTCGCAGTACGTGTTCATCGACAACGCGCAGGAAATCCTGCAGATGATGGAGAAGAACTCGCGCAACATGCTCTCTCTGTCACGGTACAGCCGGAGCAATGCCGTGAACCAGGAATGGACGGAGATGTATCTGGACGAGGCGCATACCAAGGGAGTGCTTCCCGTCAGATGCCACTGCAATGTCATCGCCTGGGCGGAGGATGCGGAGGAGTTCCGCCGTATCAGGAACGACACGGGCAGCCAGCTTGCCATGATGGAATGCACCCCCCGTTACAACACCGTCGACACCCCGGTGCTTTACTGGGCGGGCATTCCGGGCAATGCGGGCGACTTTCCTGCCGAAGAGTCATTCTACACGTTCCTGGAGCAGGCGGTCTGCCTCTTTGCCGGGGAGACCAATTACAGAAGTTCTCCCAGTCCGTTCGGCATCCGCATGGCGGACCGGCAGAACGGCATTCCGGTGCACGTGGACATTTCCGACCTTCCGATGAAACGGGGCATCATCACCAACCGCAACAAATTTATCCTGGGACCAAGCGGCAGCGGCAAGTCCTTTTTCACCAACCATCTGGTGCGCAACTATTACGAGCAGGGAGCGCATATCCTGCTGGTGGACACGGGCAACAGCTATCAGGGGTTGTGCCGGATGATCCACGACCGCACACGCGGCGGGGACGGCATCTACATCACGTATGAGGAGGACAATCCGATATCCTTCAACCCGTTCTACACCGATTCCGGACAGTTCGATGTGGAAAAGCGCGAGAGCATCAAGACTCTGATACTGACCTTGTGGAAACGGGAGGACGAGGCGCCGAAACGTTCGGAAGAGGTGGCGCTCTCGGGAGCGGTGAACGCCTATATCCGTAAAATTACCGGGAATCGGGAGGCAAGGCCGGACTTCAACGGCTTCTACGAGTTCGTGGACGGTGACTACCGCCGGATGATAGCGGAAAAGAAGGTACGCGAGAAGGATTTCGACATCGACGGTTTCCTGAACGTGCTGGAGCCTTTCTACAAGGGTGGCGACTACGACTTCCTGCTGAACTCCGACAGGGAACTGGACCTGACAAACAGGCGGTTCATCGTGTTCGAGCTGGACAACATCAGCGGCAACAAGGTGCTGCTGCCTGTGGTGACGCTGATCATCATGGAGACCTTCATCGCCAAGATGCGCCGTCTGAAAGGAATCCGCAAGGTAATATTGATAGAGGAGTGTTGGAAAGCCCTTATGTCCGCCAACATGAGCGGCTATATCCAATATTTGTTCAAGACCGTCCGTAAATATTTCGGTGAGGCCGTTGTGGTGACCCAGGAGGTGGACGACATCATCAGCTCCCCGATTGTGAAGGAGGCCATCATCAACAACTCCGACTGCAAGATCCTTCTGGACCAGCGGAAATACATGAACAAGTTCGAGCATATCCAGCGGCTGCTCGGCCTGACGGAGAAAGAGAAAAGCCAGATACTCTCCATCAACCAGGCGAACCATCCCGGACGTTTTTACCGTGAAGTCTGGATAGGGCTTGGCGGCACCCGTTCGACGGTCTATGCTACGGAAGTGAGCGCGGAAGAGTATTTCACGTTCACGACGGAAGAGTCCGAGAAACTGGAAGTGCAACGGCTTGCCGAGGAGCTGGACGGCAACCTGGAACTTGCCATCCGCCGGATGGCAGAGAGAAAACGAGAGGAACAAAGACAAGTATCAACCCCAAAAAGAGAACAATGA
- a CDS encoding DUF4141 domain-containing protein, giving the protein MKAKSLLIGTVLALCGTGANAQWVVTDPGNLAQSIINMSDNIAHTSKTAVNTADSFAETVKIYEQAKKYYDQLKAVNDLIQDARKVRDIILMVGDVSDIYVTNFGKMMNDGNFSPRELDAIAFGYTRLLEESNGVLQDLRQVINVSTLSMTDKDRMDVVDRCYYEMRRYRNLVSYYTNKNIAVSYLRARKKNDLDRVMRLYGNETSKYW; this is encoded by the coding sequence ATGAAAGCGAAGTCACTCCTGATCGGAACGGTACTCGCCCTGTGCGGCACCGGCGCCAATGCCCAGTGGGTGGTGACCGATCCCGGCAACCTTGCCCAAAGCATCATCAACATGTCGGACAACATCGCCCATACCTCGAAAACGGCGGTCAATACGGCCGACAGCTTTGCGGAGACGGTGAAGATTTACGAGCAGGCCAAGAAGTATTACGACCAGTTAAAGGCGGTGAACGACCTGATACAGGACGCCCGCAAGGTGCGCGACATCATCCTGATGGTGGGCGACGTGTCCGACATCTATGTAACGAACTTCGGCAAGATGATGAACGACGGGAACTTCTCGCCCCGCGAGCTGGACGCCATCGCCTTCGGCTACACCCGCCTGCTGGAGGAGAGCAACGGCGTGCTGCAGGATCTCAGGCAGGTCATCAACGTGAGCACGCTCTCCATGACCGACAAGGACCGCATGGACGTGGTGGACCGCTGCTACTATGAGATGCGCCGCTACCGCAACCTGGTGAGCTATTACACGAACAAGAACATCGCCGTGAGCTATCTCCGTGCCAGAAAGAAGAACGACCTGGACCGGGTGATGCGGCTTTACGGGAATGAAACCTCCAAATACTGGTAG
- the traM gene encoding conjugative transposon protein TraM, with the protein MKMDFQKIRERLGLSSDKPLTPEEKRRRARYIVYPFFCLLCAGFLLLVFSPSEKDKAEKEKGKGFNVEMPSPKDSEMEGDKVSAYEQEALAKKEKWRRGTFQEMSELLNKDSQDTAGLTAGKANTELPPEPETGKSPGFVHSSAEAYRNMNRSLGAVYTRNENQQNADLLRRIEELEKEKRPAEGQPEGQTLEEKMALLEKSYELAARYNGKQPDAPAAVNGRSDRKDRTAVRPVKQVRNQVVSSLAQPMDNEDFIAEFAGERNTGFHTPIGRTLPSGRNTIAACVHGTQTVSDGQVLRIRLLEPMAVDDRLIPQGTVLTGGTRIQGERMDILVETVEYKGTLFPVELEVYDADGQRGILVPNSMEYDAAREIAAGMGTSMGSSINISTDAGAQIASDVGKGVIQGVSQYVEKKMRAVKITLKAGHRLLLHSPEK; encoded by the coding sequence ATGAAAATGGACTTTCAGAAAATCAGGGAACGGCTGGGGCTGTCGAGTGACAAGCCGCTGACTCCCGAAGAGAAGCGCCGACGCGCGAGGTATATTGTCTATCCGTTCTTCTGCCTGCTGTGCGCCGGATTCCTCCTGCTGGTATTCAGCCCGTCGGAAAAGGACAAGGCGGAAAAGGAAAAGGGCAAGGGATTCAACGTGGAGATGCCCTCGCCGAAAGATTCGGAAATGGAGGGCGACAAGGTAAGCGCCTACGAGCAGGAAGCACTGGCTAAAAAGGAAAAATGGCGCAGGGGAACCTTCCAGGAGATGTCCGAGCTGCTCAACAAGGACAGTCAGGATACTGCCGGCCTTACCGCAGGAAAAGCCAACACGGAACTTCCGCCGGAACCGGAAACGGGGAAATCCCCCGGCTTTGTCCATTCCTCTGCGGAAGCCTACCGGAATATGAACCGTTCGCTGGGTGCTGTATATACCCGGAATGAAAACCAACAAAATGCCGATCTGCTCCGTCGTATAGAGGAACTGGAAAAAGAAAAGAGACCGGCGGAAGGACAGCCGGAAGGACAGACCCTGGAAGAAAAGATGGCACTGCTGGAAAAGTCTTACGAGCTGGCCGCCCGGTACAACGGGAAGCAGCCGGATGCCCCGGCTGCCGTGAATGGCCGGAGCGACCGGAAAGACAGGACAGCCGTCCGCCCGGTGAAACAGGTACGGAATCAGGTGGTGTCATCGCTTGCACAACCTATGGACAATGAGGATTTCATCGCCGAATTTGCGGGAGAGAGGAATACCGGTTTCCACACCCCTATAGGCAGGACACTCCCTTCCGGCAGGAATACCATCGCCGCCTGTGTACACGGTACGCAGACCGTATCGGACGGGCAGGTGTTGCGCATCCGGTTGCTGGAGCCGATGGCGGTGGACGACCGGCTCATTCCCCAAGGGACGGTATTGACCGGCGGTACACGCATCCAGGGGGAGCGGATGGACATCCTTGTAGAGACGGTGGAATACAAGGGCACGCTGTTTCCGGTGGAACTGGAGGTATATGATGCCGACGGACAGCGGGGAATCCTCGTGCCGAACTCGATGGAGTATGATGCGGCGCGTGAGATAGCCGCGGGTATGGGCACCTCAATGGGGAGCAGCATCAACATCTCGACGGATGCCGGGGCGCAGATTGCCTCGGACGTGGGCAAGGGGGTAATACAGGGCGTGTCGCAATATGTGGAAAAGAAAATGCGTGCGGTGAAAATCACCCTGAAAGCCGGACACCGGCTGTTGCTGCACTCTCCCGAAAAATGA
- a CDS encoding DUF3876 domain-containing protein, with translation MRNKSLMRLAVCLIGMAAMVLQGCSESGTDRDKLCGSWSSVEGKPDVLVYKEGEAYKVTVFARSGKMRRLRPQTYLLVEENGNLFINTGHRIDISYNEAADVLTFSPNGDYVRKEERP, from the coding sequence ATGAGAAACAAATCCCTTATGAGACTGGCGGTGTGCCTGATCGGTATGGCCGCCATGGTATTGCAAGGCTGCTCGGAGAGCGGCACCGACCGTGACAAGCTCTGCGGCTCGTGGAGCAGCGTGGAAGGCAAGCCGGACGTGCTGGTATATAAGGAAGGGGAAGCCTACAAGGTGACGGTGTTCGCCCGTAGCGGAAAGATGCGCCGTCTCAGGCCTCAGACCTACCTGCTGGTTGAGGAGAACGGGAACCTGTTCATCAACACGGGGCACCGCATCGACATCTCCTACAACGAGGCCGCCGACGTGCTGACCTTCTCCCCGAACGGTGACTATGTGCGGAAGGAGGAACGCCCATGA
- a CDS encoding AbiH family protein, which translates to MNRLVIIGNGFDMAHGFKTSYMDFINWYWDQRVYTFSGNTTNVSEDCLCRLVIKDNVGINCWNVFVFNNSCFFKDIYCKERYSGSEVIQYIKDQPNIFSIECCPFFKTILQSIETKGWVDIENDYYQLLKVGMDSPGCNYTISELNEQFAFLQEKLIEYLHTIETDNVRNDLQNAIIDFFDPADFSTEGKKKALDSIGLNISSLADVEYNYGERDKLIPKRIMLLSFNYTKTAKMYGNFNITHNYIHGELEKPENIIFGYGDELDKSYQSILDMNDNELLRYVKSVKYLETRHYHDLLEFLLAAPFQVLIMGHSCGNSDRTLLNTVFEHENCVSIKPFYHKWEDGRDNYLELVQNISRNFTNMKLFRDRVVNKEQCKTM; encoded by the coding sequence ATGAATAGACTTGTTATCATAGGAAACGGATTTGACATGGCACATGGCTTTAAAACAAGTTATATGGATTTTATCAACTGGTATTGGGACCAACGAGTGTATACTTTTTCCGGTAATACTACAAATGTATCAGAAGATTGCCTTTGCCGTTTGGTTATCAAAGATAATGTAGGCATTAATTGCTGGAATGTTTTTGTCTTCAACAACTCATGTTTTTTTAAGGATATCTATTGTAAAGAAAGATACTCAGGAAGCGAAGTTATTCAGTATATCAAGGACCAACCAAACATTTTCTCTATTGAATGTTGCCCTTTTTTTAAAACTATTCTGCAATCAATAGAAACCAAAGGATGGGTGGATATTGAAAACGACTATTACCAACTGTTGAAAGTTGGCATGGATAGCCCTGGTTGTAATTATACAATCAGTGAGTTGAATGAACAATTTGCATTCCTTCAAGAAAAATTAATTGAATACCTCCATACAATAGAAACAGACAATGTAAGGAATGACCTTCAAAATGCAATAATTGACTTCTTTGATCCTGCTGATTTCTCAACAGAAGGAAAAAAGAAAGCTCTGGATAGCATTGGGCTGAATATATCCAGCCTTGCAGATGTTGAATACAATTATGGAGAACGCGATAAACTTATCCCTAAACGTATCATGTTGCTGAGTTTCAACTATACAAAAACAGCTAAGATGTATGGTAACTTTAATATTACCCACAATTATATTCATGGCGAATTAGAAAAACCTGAAAATATAATTTTTGGCTATGGGGATGAACTTGACAAAAGTTACCAGTCTATTCTTGATATGAATGACAATGAGTTACTTAGATATGTCAAATCCGTTAAATATTTAGAAACAAGACATTATCATGATTTGCTCGAATTTCTTTTAGCTGCACCTTTTCAAGTTTTGATAATGGGGCATTCTTGCGGAAATTCAGACCGAACATTACTAAATACCGTCTTTGAACATGAAAACTGTGTTTCCATAAAGCCGTTTTATCATAAATGGGAAGATGGCAGAGATAATTACTTGGAACTTGTTCAAAATATTTCCCGAAACTTTACTAATATGAAGTTATTCAGAGATAGAGTTGTGAACAAGGAGCAATGCAAAACCATGTAA
- the traK gene encoding conjugative transposon protein TraK: MEFKSLTNIESSFRRIRLMLAVFTGCCALITGYALWSSYRFAEKQREKIYVLDKGKSLMLALSQDLSQNRPAEAREHVRRFHELFFSLSPQKDAIEHNIGRALQLADKSAYHYYVDFAEKGYYNRLISGNINQVVHVDSVVCDFAAYPYKARTYARQLIIRESNVTERSLVTSCSLQNTGRSDDNPNGFIIEQFTILENRDIRSVER, translated from the coding sequence ATGGAATTCAAGTCATTGACCAACATTGAGAGCAGCTTCAGGCGTATCCGGTTGATGCTGGCTGTCTTTACCGGCTGCTGTGCGCTCATTACCGGCTATGCGTTGTGGAGCTCGTACCGTTTCGCCGAGAAGCAACGGGAAAAGATCTATGTGCTGGATAAGGGCAAGTCGCTGATGCTCGCCCTCTCGCAGGATCTTTCACAGAACCGCCCCGCCGAGGCGCGGGAACACGTCCGGCGTTTTCACGAGCTGTTCTTCTCGCTCTCCCCGCAGAAGGACGCGATCGAACACAATATAGGCCGTGCCCTGCAGCTGGCGGACAAGAGCGCCTATCACTACTATGTGGACTTTGCCGAAAAGGGATATTACAACCGGCTGATTTCGGGCAACATCAACCAGGTGGTACACGTGGACAGCGTGGTGTGCGACTTTGCCGCCTATCCCTACAAGGCGCGTACATACGCCCGGCAGCTGATCATCCGTGAGAGCAACGTGACCGAGCGAAGCCTTGTCACCTCCTGTTCGCTCCAGAATACGGGGCGTTCGGACGACAATCCCAACGGGTTCATCATCGAGCAGTTCACCATACTGGAGAACAGGGATATAAGGAGTGTGGAACGATGA
- a CDS encoding DUF4122 family protein: MEEIVYLSIRLGCTAYLLYKVWEQKKRIGKICDLLYTPRKKTETEKDHRRNPESAADVMGATRFVYLDENAGKTVAPYMSQQLEMGSDLIGKDEDIPEDEVECKLPLEEMRMLKDEQEELDSRSPEAEAIVPAVTPADLLNVGDVLLNLDGAGSDEDKSYRAAMTLRAIRETDMFELFSSQVENKKLIEELMERYVDEEGNALPLKKERNVSKPVADWRKLV; this comes from the coding sequence ATGGAAGAAATAGTTTATTTGTCAATACGGCTCGGCTGTACCGCTTATCTATTATATAAGGTATGGGAGCAGAAAAAGAGAATAGGTAAGATATGCGATCTGCTTTATACTCCCCGTAAAAAAACGGAAACGGAAAAGGACCACCGCCGGAATCCGGAAAGTGCGGCAGATGTGATGGGGGCCACCCGTTTTGTCTATCTGGATGAGAATGCCGGAAAGACCGTTGCCCCTTACATGAGCCAGCAGTTGGAAATGGGAAGCGACCTTATCGGCAAGGATGAGGATATTCCGGAAGATGAGGTGGAATGCAAACTGCCTTTGGAGGAGATGAGAATGCTGAAAGACGAACAGGAGGAGCTGGACAGCCGTTCTCCCGAGGCGGAAGCCATTGTTCCGGCAGTCACTCCTGCCGACCTGCTCAATGTAGGTGACGTGCTGCTTAATCTGGACGGTGCCGGTTCGGATGAGGACAAATCATACCGGGCCGCCATGACACTGCGTGCCATCCGGGAAACGGACATGTTCGAGCTGTTCTCCTCCCAGGTGGAGAACAAGAAACTGATAGAGGAGCTGATGGAAAGGTATGTGGATGAGGAAGGGAATGCTCTGCCTTTAAAAAAAGAGAGGAACGTTTCCAAACCTGTCGCAGATTGGAGGAAGCTGGTCTGA
- a CDS encoding TraL conjugative transposon family protein translates to MRGKPAVLKRADSRIRLFCRRLTGKQRIVLTSVVSLLFTAACLYSVVSSVSRLGERKGDMKTGHIRPVMLRPETTTIHSNIQKHENGLSENQGTAGAVE, encoded by the coding sequence ATGAGAGGGAAACCTGCCGTCTTAAAACGTGCGGACAGCCGTATCCGGCTGTTCTGCCGCCGGCTGACCGGGAAGCAGCGCATTGTCTTGACAAGTGTCGTCTCGCTTCTGTTCACGGCAGCCTGTCTGTACTCGGTTGTCTCTTCCGTGTCCCGTTTGGGGGAACGGAAGGGCGACATGAAAACCGGGCATATCCGGCCCGTCATGTTACGGCCGGAAACAACAACCATTCATTCAAACATCCAGAAACATGAAAATGGACTTTCAGAAAATCAGGGAACGGCTGGGGCTGTCGAGTGA
- the traJ gene encoding conjugative transposon protein TraJ, translating to MMPLSIDFANLHTILATLYDDMQPLCKDMMDVGKGLAGLGALFYVAVRVWQSMARAEPIDVYPLLRPFAIGICILLFPTLVLGTLNTVLSPIVQGTHKMLEGQTLDMEQYRAQKEELEREAMLRNPETAYLVSDEEFDRQLDELGWSTIDTASRLGMYVEVGMYNLEKKIRDAFRSLLELIFAAASLLIDTVRTFFLVVLSILGPVAFAFSVWDGFQSTLGQWFTRYISVYLWLPVSDLFSTLLAKLQVLMLQNDILELQNNPDYSIDNSNSVYIIFMLIGIIGYFTVPTVAGWIVQAGGAGNFSRNLNRTATKAGGFAAGTGGAVLGNIGGRLRGK from the coding sequence ATGATGCCGTTGTCGATAGATTTTGCCAACCTGCATACCATACTGGCGACCCTGTATGACGATATGCAGCCCCTTTGCAAGGACATGATGGACGTGGGAAAGGGACTTGCCGGGCTGGGTGCCCTGTTCTATGTCGCCGTCCGCGTGTGGCAGTCGATGGCCCGTGCCGAACCGATAGATGTCTATCCCCTGCTGCGTCCCTTCGCCATCGGCATCTGCATCCTGCTTTTCCCCACGCTGGTGCTCGGCACGCTGAACACCGTGCTCAGCCCGATAGTACAGGGTACGCACAAGATGCTTGAGGGGCAGACGCTGGATATGGAACAGTACAGGGCACAGAAGGAGGAACTGGAAAGGGAGGCCATGCTGCGCAATCCCGAAACCGCCTACCTGGTGAGCGACGAGGAATTCGACCGTCAGCTGGACGAGCTGGGCTGGTCAACCATAGATACCGCCTCCCGCCTGGGCATGTACGTGGAGGTGGGGATGTACAATCTGGAGAAGAAAATCCGTGACGCCTTCCGCAGCCTGCTGGAACTGATATTCGCGGCGGCATCGCTGCTGATAGACACCGTGAGGACCTTTTTCCTTGTCGTGCTCTCCATACTGGGACCGGTGGCGTTCGCCTTCAGCGTATGGGACGGTTTCCAGTCCACGCTCGGGCAGTGGTTCACGAGGTACATATCCGTCTACCTTTGGCTTCCGGTCAGCGACCTGTTCAGCACCCTGCTCGCCAAGCTCCAGGTGCTGATGCTCCAAAATGACATTCTGGAATTACAGAACAACCCCGACTACTCGATAGACAACTCAAATAGCGTCTATATCATATTCATGCTGATAGGGATTATCGGGTACTTCACCGTCCCGACGGTGGCGGGCTGGATCGTACAGGCGGGCGGAGCCGGAAACTTCAGCCGTAACCTGAACCGCACGGCCACGAAAGCGGGCGGTTTCGCTGCCGGGACGGGCGGTGCCGTACTGGGGAATATCGGGGGAAGGCTGCGGGGCAAATAG
- the traN gene encoding conjugative transposon protein TraN: MKKILMIFALIMGAVAAYAQQGSGDYYEGLSRKIGFSQMIPPHGLEITYDKTVHIIFPSPVRYVDLGSPNLIAGKADGAENVIRVKATRKHFRSETNMSVITEDGNFYTFNVKYADEPLLLNVEMCDFIHDGESVNRPNNAMEIYLQELAGESPRLVRLIMKSVYGQDKRKVKHIGSKRFGVQYLLKGLYAHGELLYFHTEVKNATHVPFDVDFVTFKIVDKKIVKRTAMQEQVIYPLRAFNYVTRVDGKKNERTVFALPKFTIPDGKKLVVEMYEKQGGRHQSFEVENEDLVRAGTVNELKVR, from the coding sequence ATGAAGAAGATTCTGATGATTTTTGCCCTGATTATGGGCGCAGTGGCTGCATACGCGCAGCAAGGCAGCGGGGATTATTACGAGGGATTGAGCCGCAAGATCGGCTTCAGCCAAATGATTCCCCCGCATGGTCTGGAAATCACGTATGACAAGACCGTACATATAATTTTCCCCTCTCCCGTAAGATACGTGGATTTGGGTTCCCCCAACCTGATAGCGGGCAAGGCGGACGGTGCGGAAAACGTCATCCGTGTGAAGGCGACCCGGAAACATTTCCGCAGTGAAACCAATATGAGCGTGATAACCGAGGACGGCAACTTTTACACATTCAACGTCAAGTATGCCGACGAGCCGTTGCTGCTGAACGTGGAGATGTGCGACTTCATCCATGACGGGGAGTCGGTTAACCGTCCGAACAATGCGATGGAAATCTACTTGCAGGAACTCGCCGGGGAGTCGCCCCGTCTGGTACGGCTGATCATGAAATCCGTGTATGGGCAGGACAAACGCAAGGTCAAGCACATCGGCAGCAAGCGGTTCGGGGTTCAATACCTGCTCAAGGGGCTTTACGCACACGGCGAGCTGCTCTATTTCCATACCGAGGTGAAGAACGCCACGCACGTGCCTTTCGATGTGGACTTCGTAACTTTCAAGATTGTAGACAAGAAAATCGTGAAGCGTACCGCCATGCAGGAGCAGGTCATCTATCCGCTGCGTGCCTTCAACTATGTGACCCGTGTGGACGGGAAGAAGAACGAGCGGACGGTGTTCGCCCTGCCCAAGTTCACCATCCCCGACGGCAAGAAGCTGGTCGTGGAGATGTACGAGAAACAGGGTGGCCGCCATCAGTCGTTTGAGGTGGAGAACGAAGACCTTGTACGTGCCGGGACTGTCAATGAACTGAAAGTAAGATGA